A window of the Phoenix dactylifera cultivar Barhee BC4 unplaced genomic scaffold, palm_55x_up_171113_PBpolish2nd_filt_p 000076F, whole genome shotgun sequence genome harbors these coding sequences:
- the LOC103711435 gene encoding uncharacterized protein LOC103711435: MYMPLGTLDLPKPPAMASSSNPDLPFLFSLSSLIFLLLAGGTAATMEAAPTSPTSPSNGTTIYELLPEYGLPSGLLPDTVKSFQLGNDGIFVVELEGPCYVQFEYLVYYEPRITGVVKYGSIDELRGIQVRRFFLWFDVDAIKVDLPPSDFIYFEVGWITKQLPVGQFETVHSCQDNGLAGRVRRAADSLLQSILIP, from the coding sequence ATGTATATGCCGCTCGGAACTCTAGACCTCCCAAAACCCCCAGCCATGGCCTCCTCCTCTAACCCTGATCTCCCTTTCCTTTTCTCCCTCTCATCCCTCATATTCCTCCTCCTCGCCGGCGGAACCGCTGCCACCATGGAGGCGGCGCCGACGTCGCCAACGTCGCCGTCGAACGGGACGACGATTTACGAGCTGCTGCCGGAGTACGGCCTCCCGTCGGGACTCCTTCCGGACACGGTGAAGTCCTTCCAGCTCGGCAACGACGGAATCTTCGTGGTGGAGCTGGAGGGCCCCTGCTACGTGCAGTTCGAGTACCTGGTCTACTACGAGCCCCGGATCACCGGCGTCGTCAAGTACGGCAGCATCGATGAGCTCCGCGGAATCCAGGTCCGCCGCTTTTTCCTCTGGTTCGACGTTGACGCCATCAAGGTCGACCTCCCGCCCTCCGACTTCATCTACTTCGAGGTCGGCTGGATCACCAAGCAGCTCCCAGTCGGCCAGTTCGAGACTGTCCATTCTTGCCAGGACAACGGGCTGGCCGGCCGGGTGAGGAGGGCCGCCGATAGTTTACTTCAG